In Methylobacterium aquaticum, the following are encoded in one genomic region:
- a CDS encoding IS630 family transposase has protein sequence MAYRLPTSLDLSAEERAELESWARRRKTAQGLALRARIVLLASDGRSNTTIAAELSTGKHTVGKWRERFARERTDGLLDEPRSGAPRRIGDEQVADLIDRTLCERPQGATHWSQRSMAKASGVSGATVGRVWRAFGLQPHRSETFKLSTDPLFAEKVRDIVGLYLAPPARALVLCVDEKSQVQALDRTQPLLPLRPGQVERRTHDYARHGTTSLFAALDVKAGTVIGQCYPRHRASEFRRFLDEIEAAVPADLDVHLVLDNSATHKTKLIRDWLARRPHYHVHFTPTSASWINQVERWFGLLTERAIRRGVHCSVDELERDIRAFIEATNADPKPFRWVKSADAILASVKRFCLRALEAEPETTPLPRTSDAGH, from the coding sequence ATGGCCTACCGTTTACCCACATCTCTTGACCTGAGCGCCGAGGAACGAGCTGAGCTTGAGAGCTGGGCCCGCCGCCGCAAGACAGCCCAGGGGCTCGCCCTGCGTGCCCGCATCGTGCTTCTAGCCTCCGATGGACGGAGCAATACGACCATCGCGGCAGAACTGAGCACCGGCAAGCACACGGTCGGCAAGTGGCGCGAACGGTTTGCCCGCGAACGCACGGATGGCCTGCTGGATGAACCTCGCTCGGGAGCCCCGCGCCGGATTGGCGACGAGCAGGTCGCCGATTTGATCGACCGCACGCTCTGCGAGCGGCCCCAGGGTGCCACTCACTGGAGCCAGCGCAGCATGGCCAAGGCCAGCGGGGTGTCGGGCGCGACGGTCGGCCGAGTCTGGCGCGCGTTCGGCCTGCAGCCGCACCGGTCCGAGACCTTCAAGCTCTCCACCGATCCGCTGTTTGCCGAGAAGGTGCGCGATATCGTGGGGCTCTATCTGGCTCCGCCCGCCCGTGCCCTGGTTCTCTGCGTCGACGAGAAGTCCCAGGTCCAGGCGCTCGATCGCACGCAGCCGCTGCTGCCGCTCCGGCCCGGACAGGTGGAGCGGCGCACGCACGACTATGCCCGACATGGCACCACCAGCTTGTTTGCCGCTCTCGACGTGAAGGCCGGGACCGTGATCGGGCAGTGCTATCCGCGTCACCGCGCCAGCGAGTTCCGCCGCTTCCTGGACGAGATCGAGGCGGCGGTGCCGGCCGACCTCGACGTGCATCTGGTACTCGACAACTCGGCGACGCACAAAACTAAGTTGATCCGCGATTGGTTAGCTAGGCGCCCGCACTATCACGTGCACTTCACGCCGACCTCTGCTTCATGGATCAACCAGGTCGAGCGGTGGTTCGGCTTGCTGACGGAGCGGGCGATCCGGCGAGGCGTTCATTGCTCGGTGGACGAGCTTGAACGCGACATTCGCGCCTTCATCGAAGCCACGAATGCCGATCCGAAACCGTTCCGGTGGGTGAAGTCGGCCGACGCCATCCTCGCCAGCGTCAAACGCTTCTGCCTGAGAGCACTCGAAGCTGAGCCAGAGACAACGCCTTTGCCACGAACTTCAGACGCAGGACACTAG
- a CDS encoding ion channel, whose protein sequence is MKREVLDGRLRSWPDSVLPGLAALGDMAAPANLVVFVFVMTGMVYATQHGVNPAIQTPVDALYFTVTSLTTTGYRDITLPGASGRLLSVFVMIRGVTLFFRLAQVMFRPYKVRFPCEACGLQRHEPDAVHCKACGHLLNIPDEGNH, encoded by the coding sequence ATCAAGCGCGAGGTGCTCGACGGGCGCCTGCGCAGCTGGCCCGACAGCGTGCTGCCGGGGCTTGCGGCGCTCGGGGACATGGCCGCGCCGGCCAACCTCGTAGTGTTCGTCTTCGTCATGACCGGCATGGTCTACGCCACGCAACACGGCGTCAATCCGGCGATCCAGACACCGGTCGACGCCCTGTACTTCACGGTCACGTCGCTGACGACGACCGGGTACCGCGACATCACCCTCCCGGGGGCGAGCGGACGGCTGCTCTCGGTCTTCGTTATGATCCGCGGCGTGACGCTGTTCTTCCGCCTCGCCCAGGTGATGTTCCGCCCCTACAAGGTGCGCTTCCCCTGCGAGGCCTGCGGGCTGCAGCGCCACGAGCCCGACGCCGTGCACTGCAAGGCCTGCGGCCACCTGCTGAACATCCCGGACGAAGGTAATCATTGA
- a CDS encoding efflux RND transporter periplasmic adaptor subunit, which translates to MIQQVDPIFADFNAPAADLGRLGERASGKEVTEMHLVLPDGSLHADAGRLLFTDVSVDPGTGQVSLRATFPNPEVALLPGTYIRVRVAQGTLPGAVVVPAQAIQRSSAGVAQVYVVGDDRTVALRPVRAGALTDAGWIVEDGLKAGETIVVEGSQRLRPGMAVNPSPWHGARTAAASAKP; encoded by the coding sequence CTGATCCAGCAGGTCGACCCGATCTTCGCCGACTTCAACGCCCCCGCCGCCGACCTCGGCCGGCTCGGCGAGAGGGCCTCGGGCAAGGAAGTGACGGAGATGCACCTCGTCCTGCCGGACGGCTCGCTCCATGCGGATGCCGGGCGGCTGCTGTTCACCGACGTGAGCGTCGACCCCGGTACCGGCCAGGTCTCCCTGCGGGCCACGTTCCCGAACCCGGAGGTCGCCTTGCTGCCGGGCACCTACATCCGCGTCCGCGTCGCGCAGGGCACTCTGCCGGGAGCGGTCGTCGTCCCAGCCCAAGCCATCCAGCGCTCCAGCGCCGGCGTCGCGCAGGTCTACGTCGTCGGCGATGACAGGACCGTGGCGCTGCGCCCCGTCCGCGCGGGGGCCCTGACGGATGCGGGTTGGATCGTCGAGGACGGCCTCAAGGCCGGCGAGACCATCGTGGTCGAGGGCTCCCAGAGGCTGCGGCCCGGCATGGCGGTGAACCCGTCGCCCTGGCACGGCGCCCGGACGGCCGCCGCGTCCGCGAAGCCCTGA